The following proteins are co-located in the Manihot esculenta cultivar AM560-2 chromosome 7, M.esculenta_v8, whole genome shotgun sequence genome:
- the LOC110618748 gene encoding tetraspanin-6, protein MYRFSNTVIGFLNLFTLLASIPIIGGGLWMARSSTTCESFLQTPLLVVGFVVLIISLAGFIGACFHVAWALWVYLVIMLFIIATLMGLTIFGFVVTSQGGGVEVPGRVYKEYRLQDYSPWLRDRVKDPEYWRTIRSCILGSKTCAKLASWTPLDYSERDMSPIQSGCCKPPTSCNYNMETLVPQEADCYRWNNSPTLLCYECESCKAGVLEDVRRDWHKLSVLNIVMLVLLIGIYSIGCCAFRNTRRAETDYPYGENRMSKVRPRWDYYWWRWWHDKRDLLY, encoded by the exons ATGTATAGATTCAGCAACACAGTCATAGGTTTCTTGAATCTCTTCACTCTCTTAGCTTCAATCCCCATCATTGGTGGAGGCTTATGGATGGCAAGAAGCAGCACAACCTGCGAAAGCTTCCTTCAGACACCACTTCTTGTGGTGGGTTTTGTTGTTCTGATAATTTCACTGGCTGGGTTCATTGGAGCTTGCTTCCACGTTGCATGGGCACTTTGGGTCTACCTTGTGATCATGCTCTTCATTATTGCAACCTTAATGGGTTTGACAATTTTTGGGTTCGTTGTGACGAGCCAAGGTGGCGGTGTCGAGGTTCCTGGTAGGGTTTATAAAGAGTATAGACTTCAAGATTATTCACCATGGTTGAGAGATAGGGTTAAGGATCCTGAGTATTGGAGAACCATTAGAAGCTGCATATTGGGTTCAAAGACTTGTGCTAAGCTTGCCTCTTGGACTCCTCTTGATTATTCTGAGAGAGACATGTCTCCCATCCAg TCTGGGTGTTGCAAGCCACCAACTTCATGCAACTACAACATGGAAACACTAGTGCCACAAGAGGCAGATTGCTATAGATGGAACAATTCCCCAACGTTACTGTGTTATGAGTGTGAATCTTGCAAAGcaggagtgcttgaagatgtgagAAGAGATTGGCACAAGCTCTCTGTTCTTAATATTGTGATGCTTGTGCTTCTCATTGGGATCTATTCAATTGGATGTTGTGCTTTCAGAAATACAAGAAGAGCTGAAACTGATTACCCTTATGGAGAAAACAGGATGAGCAAAGTCAGACCCAGATGGGATTATTATTG GTGGAGATGGTGGCACGACAAGAGAGACCTACTTTATTAA
- the LOC110619604 gene encoding MLO-like protein 12 isoform X2: MSDTSKERSLGETPTWAVAVVCLVMIAISIFIEKVIHFIEKWFKKIHKPALVEALEKIKEELMLMGFISLLLTVLQGPISGICVSESIASTWHPCNKKKGNSKTETDSSNNRRRLFQFLDSGASNRRVLAAKSGDKCADEGKVTLISAYGIDQLHYFIFVLAVFHVLYCIITYILGRTKMRKWKTWENETRTIEYQYHNDPERFRFARDTSFGKRHLKLWSRSTVFVWIVCFFRQFFGSVTKVDYLTLRHGFIMAHLPPGSETSFDFQKYINRSLEDDFKSVVGISPLIWFLACLMMLTSTNGWYAYLWLPFIPLVVILVIGAKLQVIITKMGLRIQERGDVVKGAPVVQLGDDLFWFGRPRLILFLIHLVLFQWKIGPDSCYHDRIEDIVIKVTMGVIIQVLCSYVTLPLYALVTQMGSSMRPTIFNDRVATALKNWHHTAKKHAKHSKHSESHTPMSSRTATPTYGMSPVHLLHNYRSSTAPDSLQNSPRNYNYDADNWDPEALNTMQNLESDDSSHDNEHPEVEDQIQSIQVEEPNSNSILQLPQGTQHETGSREFTFRN; encoded by the exons ATGTCTGATACTTCTAAAGAACGTTCTCTTGGGGAGACGCCGACATGGGCTGTTGCTGTGGTCTGTCTTGTGATGATTGCTATTTCAATCTTCATCGAGAAAGTGATTCATTTCATAGAAAAG TGGTTCAAGAAGATACACAAGCCAGCTCTTGTGGAAGCTCTTGAAAAGATTAAAGAAG AGCTGATGCTTATGGGATTTATATCTTTGCTGCTAACTGTACTACAAGGTCCTATCTCCGGAATCTGCGTTTCGGAGAGTATTGCATCCACCTGGCATCCTTGCAACAAGAAGAAGGGAAACAGCAAGACAGAAACAGATTCTAGTAATAATCGTCGAAGACTTTTTCAGTTCCTAGATTCTGGAGCAAGTAATAGACGTGTTTTAGCAGCAAAATCTGGGGATAAATGCGCAGACGAG GGTAAAGTAACCTTAATATCAGCATATGGGATTGACCAGCTCCACTATTTCATCTTTGTATTAGCAGTTTTCCATGTTCTCTACTGCATAATCACATATATTTTGGGCAGAACCAAG ATGAGAAAATGGAAGACTTGGGAGAACGAGACAAGGACAATTGAGTACCAATACCATAATG ATCCAGAGAGGTTTAGGTTTGCAAGGGATACATCATTCGGAAAAAGACATCTGAAGTTATGGAGCCGTTCGACAGTTTTCGTTTGGATT GTGTGTTTCTTTAGACAATTCTTTGGATCAGTCACCAAGGTTGATTACCTGACACTCAGACATGGATTTATCATG GCACATTTACCACCCGGAAGCGAAACAAGTTTTGACTTCCAGAAATACATTAACAGATCACTTGAAGATGACTTCAAAAGTGTGGTGGGGATCAG TCCACTCATATGGTTCCTTGCCTGTTTGATGATGTTAACCAGCACAAATG GTTGGTATGCTTATCTGTGGTTACCATTCATCCCCCTAGTT GTAATTTTGGTAATAGGGGCTAAGCTACAAGTGATCATAACTAAAATGGGGCTAAGGATTCAAGAGAGAGGAGATGTAGTTAAGGGTGCTCCGGTGGTTCAACTGGGCGATGACCTCTTCTGGTTCGGTCGCCCACGCCTCATTCTCTTCCTTATTCACTTGGTTCTCTTTCAG TGGAAAATTGGACCTGACTCTTGTTACCATGATCGCATAGAAGACATTGTAATCAAAGTCACAATGGG GGTCATCATACAAGTTCTCTGCAGTTATGTGACTCTGCCTCTGTATGCTCTAGTGACACAG ATGGGTTCTAGCATGAGGCCAACCATCTTTAACGACCGAGTAGCGACAGCGCTCAAGAACTGGCACCATACAGCCAAAAAACATGCTAAACACAGCAAACATTCTGAGTCTCATACACCAATGTCAAGCAGGACAGCAACTCCAACATACGGCATGTCGCCTGTCCATCTCTTGCATAACTACCGTAGCAGTACTGCTCCTGATAGCTTGCAGAATTCTCCAAGAAATTATAACTATGACGCAGATAATTGGGACCCTGAAGCACTGAACACAATGCAAAACCTGGAATCTGATGATTCCTCTCATGACAATGAACATCCTGAGGTTGAGGACCAAATTCAAAGCATTCAAGTTGAAGAGCCAAACTCAAATTCAATATTGCAATTGCCTCAAGGAACCCAACATGAAACTGGTTCAAGGGAGTTTACATTCAGGAATTGA
- the LOC110619614 gene encoding serine carboxypeptidase-like 28: protein MCSSSHLLLLFTFASLLLSTIALASNHHHRLTDQERDRITRLPGQPPNVNFSQYSGYITVDPSAGRALFYWLIEVHKTVKPNLQPLVLWLNGGPGCSSVAYGASEEIGPFRVRSDGKTLHLNPYAWNKVANLLFLDSPAGVGFSYSNTSSDIYVVGDKRTAKDAYTFLINWLERFPQYKHRPFYIAGESYAGHYIPELSEIIVSRNKGIKNPVINFQGFLLGNPLIDDYHDNIGTHEYWWNHGLISDSTYEDLKKSCTNDTFLFPKNECYFALEQAYSEFGDINPYSIFSSPCLYTSTNLSQLPWKFRGNDECVVRNTRRYMNRPEVQKALHANVTQIPHPWVTCSSAIRGNWRDSPKSMLPIFKKLIAAGIRIWVFSGDIDAVLPLTATRYSINALNLRINKTWYPWYYDHRKVGGWSQVYEGLTYVTVRGAGHEVPLSQPRLAFLLFTQFLKNKPMPPSLS from the exons ATGTGTTCTTCTTCCCATTTGCTCCTTCTCTTCACTTTTGCTTCTCTTTTGCTTTCTACTATTGCTTTGGCCTCCAATCACCACCACCGCCTAACAGACCAAGAGAGAGATAGAATTACACGGCTACCAGGACAACCTCCAAATGTGAATTTCTCTCAATACTCTGGCTACATCACTGTAGATCCATCAGCAGGCCGAGCTCTTTTTTACTGGTTGATCGAAGTCCACAAGACAGTCAAGCCCAACTTGCAGCCTTTGGTTCTATGGCTCAATGGTGGACCTGGTTGCTCATCTGTAGCTTATGGGGCTTCTGAGGAAATAGGACCATTTCGGGTTCGGTCTGATGGGAAGACCCTTCATTTGAATCCATATGCTTGGAATAAAG TGGCAAATTTGTTGTTTCTTGATTCGCCGGCCGGCGTTGGATTTTCCTATTCGAATACTTCATCAGATATATACGTAGTTGGTGACAAAAGGACAG CTAAAGATGCATACACATTTCTGATTAATTGGCTTGAGAGGTTTCCTCAATACAAGCACAGACCTTTCTACATTGCTGGAGAAAGCTATGCAG GACATTACATCCCTGAATTATCAGAAATAATTGTTTCGCGAAATAAGGGTATCAAGAATCCTGTCATTAATTTTCAAGGTTTCTTG TTGGGAAATCCACTTATAGATGATTATCATGATAACATTGGGACCCATGAGTATTGGTGGAATCATGGTTTGATATCAGATTCTACATATGAAGATCTGAAGAAATCATGCACAAATGACACATTCTTGTTCCCTAAAAATGAATGTTACTTTGCTTTAGAACAAGCTTATTCAGAGTTCGGAGATATCAATCCTTACAGCATTTTTAGCTCTCCTTGCCTTTATACCTCTACTAACCTTTCCCAGCTG CCATGGAAATTCAGAGGGAACGATGAGTGTGTGGTGAGGAACACAAGAAGATATATGAATCGTCCAGAGGTGCAAAAGGCTCTTCATGCTAACGTTACTCAGATACCTCATCCTTGGGTCACCTGCAg TTCTGCAATTAGAGGGAACTGGAGGGATTCCCCAAAATCCATGTTGCCAATCTTCAAAAAACTCATAGCAGCTGGAATTAGAATATGGGTATTCAG CGGTGACATAGATGCGGTTTTGCCGTTGACTGCAACTCGATACTCCATCAATGCTCTAAATCTGCGGATCAACAAAACCTGGTACCCTTGGTACTACGATCATCGTAAG GTTGGAGGATGGAGCCAAGTGTACGAAGGATTAACGTATGTGACAGTGAGGGGGGCAGGGCATGAGGTTCCTCTGTCTCAGCCGCGGCTAGCTTTTTTACTCTTTACACAGTTTCTGAAAAATAAGCCCATGCCTCCATCTTTATCTTAG
- the LOC110619604 gene encoding MLO-like protein 12 isoform X1 translates to MSDTSKERSLGETPTWAVAVVCLVMIAISIFIEKVIHFIEKWFKKIHKPALVEALEKIKEELMLMGFISLLLTVLQGPISGICVSESIASTWHPCNKKKGNSKTETDSSNNRRRLFQFLDSGASNRRVLAAKSGDKCADEGKVTLISAYGIDQLHYFIFVLAVFHVLYCIITYILGRTKMRKWKTWENETRTIEYQYHNDPERFRFARDTSFGKRHLKLWSRSTVFVWIVCFFRQFFGSVTKVDYLTLRHGFIMAHLPPGSETSFDFQKYINRSLEDDFKSVVGISPLIWFLACLMMLTSTNGWYAYLWLPFIPLVVILVIGAKLQVIITKMGLRIQERGDVVKGAPVVQLGDDLFWFGRPRLILFLIHLVLFQNAFQLAFFIWSVWKIGPDSCYHDRIEDIVIKVTMGVIIQVLCSYVTLPLYALVTQMGSSMRPTIFNDRVATALKNWHHTAKKHAKHSKHSESHTPMSSRTATPTYGMSPVHLLHNYRSSTAPDSLQNSPRNYNYDADNWDPEALNTMQNLESDDSSHDNEHPEVEDQIQSIQVEEPNSNSILQLPQGTQHETGSREFTFRN, encoded by the exons ATGTCTGATACTTCTAAAGAACGTTCTCTTGGGGAGACGCCGACATGGGCTGTTGCTGTGGTCTGTCTTGTGATGATTGCTATTTCAATCTTCATCGAGAAAGTGATTCATTTCATAGAAAAG TGGTTCAAGAAGATACACAAGCCAGCTCTTGTGGAAGCTCTTGAAAAGATTAAAGAAG AGCTGATGCTTATGGGATTTATATCTTTGCTGCTAACTGTACTACAAGGTCCTATCTCCGGAATCTGCGTTTCGGAGAGTATTGCATCCACCTGGCATCCTTGCAACAAGAAGAAGGGAAACAGCAAGACAGAAACAGATTCTAGTAATAATCGTCGAAGACTTTTTCAGTTCCTAGATTCTGGAGCAAGTAATAGACGTGTTTTAGCAGCAAAATCTGGGGATAAATGCGCAGACGAG GGTAAAGTAACCTTAATATCAGCATATGGGATTGACCAGCTCCACTATTTCATCTTTGTATTAGCAGTTTTCCATGTTCTCTACTGCATAATCACATATATTTTGGGCAGAACCAAG ATGAGAAAATGGAAGACTTGGGAGAACGAGACAAGGACAATTGAGTACCAATACCATAATG ATCCAGAGAGGTTTAGGTTTGCAAGGGATACATCATTCGGAAAAAGACATCTGAAGTTATGGAGCCGTTCGACAGTTTTCGTTTGGATT GTGTGTTTCTTTAGACAATTCTTTGGATCAGTCACCAAGGTTGATTACCTGACACTCAGACATGGATTTATCATG GCACATTTACCACCCGGAAGCGAAACAAGTTTTGACTTCCAGAAATACATTAACAGATCACTTGAAGATGACTTCAAAAGTGTGGTGGGGATCAG TCCACTCATATGGTTCCTTGCCTGTTTGATGATGTTAACCAGCACAAATG GTTGGTATGCTTATCTGTGGTTACCATTCATCCCCCTAGTT GTAATTTTGGTAATAGGGGCTAAGCTACAAGTGATCATAACTAAAATGGGGCTAAGGATTCAAGAGAGAGGAGATGTAGTTAAGGGTGCTCCGGTGGTTCAACTGGGCGATGACCTCTTCTGGTTCGGTCGCCCACGCCTCATTCTCTTCCTTATTCACTTGGTTCTCTTTCAG AATGCATTTCAGCTGGCTTTCTTCATTTGGAGTGTG TGGAAAATTGGACCTGACTCTTGTTACCATGATCGCATAGAAGACATTGTAATCAAAGTCACAATGGG GGTCATCATACAAGTTCTCTGCAGTTATGTGACTCTGCCTCTGTATGCTCTAGTGACACAG ATGGGTTCTAGCATGAGGCCAACCATCTTTAACGACCGAGTAGCGACAGCGCTCAAGAACTGGCACCATACAGCCAAAAAACATGCTAAACACAGCAAACATTCTGAGTCTCATACACCAATGTCAAGCAGGACAGCAACTCCAACATACGGCATGTCGCCTGTCCATCTCTTGCATAACTACCGTAGCAGTACTGCTCCTGATAGCTTGCAGAATTCTCCAAGAAATTATAACTATGACGCAGATAATTGGGACCCTGAAGCACTGAACACAATGCAAAACCTGGAATCTGATGATTCCTCTCATGACAATGAACATCCTGAGGTTGAGGACCAAATTCAAAGCATTCAAGTTGAAGAGCCAAACTCAAATTCAATATTGCAATTGCCTCAAGGAACCCAACATGAAACTGGTTCAAGGGAGTTTACATTCAGGAATTGA
- the LOC110618395 gene encoding probable ubiquitin-conjugating enzyme E2 C, which yields MEMRPNPTVDNSHQHQYQRHAPATPSKQPAAPPNPVDTSSVSQRLQKELMSLMMSGGDLGVSAFPEGESIFTWCGTIEGGKGTAYEGLSYKLSLRFPLDYPFKPPQVKFETNCFHPNVDQYGNICLDILQEKWSSAYDCRTILLSIQSLLGEPNPDSPLNSYAAKLWNNKEEYKKMVHKQYYAGEVFES from the exons ATGGAGATGAGGCCAAATCCCACGGTCGATAACTCGCACCAGCACCAGTATCAGCGCCATGCACCTGCGACTCCATCGAAGCAGCCCGCTGCTCCTCCTAACCCGGTCGATACTTCCTCCGTTTCTCAGAG GTTACAGAAGGAATTGATGTCTCTCATG ATGAGTGGAGGAGATCTTGGTGTGTCAGCATTTCCTGAAGGTGAGAGTATCTTTACATGGTGTGGAACAATTGAGGGTGGAAAGGGAACTGCATACGAGGGTTTATCATATAAGCTTTCTTTGCGATTTCCTCTGGACTATCCCTTTAAACCACCACAAGTCAAATTTGAGACAAATTGCTTTCATCCAAATGTTGATCAGTATGGCAATATATGCCTAGACATACTCCAG GAGAAGTGGTCTTCAGCTTACGATTGCAGAACAATCCTTTTGTCCATCCAAAGTCTATTGGGAG AACCTAATCCAGATAGTCCTCTTAACAGCTATGCTGCAAAATTATGGAATAATAAGGAAG AATACAAGAAAATGGTCCACAAACAGTACTATGCTGGAGAAGTATTTGAGAGCTGA